In Bacteroidota bacterium, the following proteins share a genomic window:
- the ruvC gene encoding crossover junction endodeoxyribonuclease RuvC has protein sequence MKQDKIILGIDPGTNIMGHGTIHLLGKEMKLLGAGIISLQKIKDHPLKLKRIFEGTIELIEMHKPDELAIEAPFFGKNVQSMLKLGRAQGIAMAAAIVRGIPVFEYSPKKIKHSITGNGNASKEQVAAMLQKLLLIKNLPHYLDATDALGAAVCHYFQSSTQAMQNNSVNGKKKFSGWKSFLAENPGRNISAKRQSL, from the coding sequence ATGAAGCAGGACAAAATCATACTCGGCATTGACCCCGGAACAAACATCATGGGGCACGGAACCATTCACCTGCTGGGAAAAGAAATGAAATTGCTCGGAGCAGGAATTATTTCGCTGCAGAAAATAAAAGACCACCCGCTCAAACTGAAACGGATTTTCGAAGGCACCATTGAACTGATTGAAATGCACAAGCCCGATGAACTTGCCATTGAAGCGCCCTTCTTCGGAAAAAATGTTCAATCCATGCTCAAACTCGGAAGAGCGCAGGGCATTGCCATGGCAGCAGCGATTGTGCGCGGCATTCCGGTTTTCGAATACTCGCCCAAAAAAATAAAACACTCCATCACCGGAAACGGAAATGCATCAAAGGAACAAGTGGCTGCCATGCTTCAAAAACTTCTGCTGATAAAAAATCTTCCGCATTATTTAGATGCCACCGATGCATTGGGCGCTGCGGTGTGCCATTACTTTCAATCCAGCACGCAAGCGATGCAAAATAATTCTGTGAATGGAAAAAAGAAATTTTCAGGATGGAAAAGTTTTCTGGCGGAAAACCCCGGGAGAAACATCAGCGCGAAAAGACAATCACTTTAA
- the greA gene encoding transcription elongation factor GreA: MSQSYITKEGLKKLEQELHQMKTKERPAISKQIAEARDKGDLSENAEYDAAKDAQGLLEMKISKLEEIIRNAKVVDASKLDNSKVSILSKVKIKNGLGKILTYWIVPETEANLKEGKISVDSPIAKGLLGKKVKDKADVIVPAGKMTFEILEISR, encoded by the coding sequence ATGTCTCAAAGTTATATTACAAAAGAAGGGCTTAAGAAATTGGAGCAAGAACTCCACCAGATGAAAACGAAAGAACGCCCTGCCATTTCAAAACAAATTGCCGAAGCGCGCGACAAAGGCGATTTATCCGAAAATGCCGAATACGATGCTGCAAAAGATGCGCAGGGTCTTTTGGAAATGAAAATTTCAAAACTCGAAGAAATCATCCGCAATGCAAAAGTGGTGGATGCATCCAAACTCGACAATTCAAAAGTTTCCATTCTTTCGAAAGTGAAAATTAAAAATGGCTTAGGGAAAATTCTGACCTACTGGATTGTTCCCGAAACAGAAGCCAACTTGAAGGAAGGAAAAATTTCTGTGGACTCTCCCATTGCGAAAGGGCTGCTCGGAAAGAAAGTGAAAGACAAAGCCGATGTAATTGTTCCTGCCGGAAAAATGACTTTTGAAATTCTTGAAATCAGCCGATAG
- a CDS encoding HIT family protein, whose protein sequence is MASIFSKIVKGEIPCYKIAESENYLAFLDVFPLAKGHTLVIPKKETDYIFDIEDEEFAGLQLFSKKVARAIEKAIPCKRIGVAVLGLEVPHAHIHLIPINNVSDINFSRPKLNLPKEEMEEIAKKIRGQLK, encoded by the coding sequence ATGGCTTCCATTTTTTCAAAGATTGTTAAAGGGGAAATTCCCTGCTATAAAATTGCAGAGTCGGAAAACTATCTTGCTTTTCTCGATGTGTTTCCGCTCGCAAAAGGGCATACGCTGGTGATTCCGAAAAAGGAAACCGATTATATTTTCGACATTGAAGACGAAGAGTTCGCGGGCTTGCAGTTGTTTTCAAAAAAAGTTGCGAGAGCGATTGAAAAAGCAATTCCCTGTAAACGAATAGGAGTGGCGGTGCTTGGATTGGAAGTTCCGCATGCGCATATTCATCTTATTCCTATTAATAACGTAAGCGACATAAATTTTTCGCGCCCCAAATTAAATTTGCCCAAGGAAGAAATGGAAGAGATTGCAAAAAAAATTCGCGGGCAGTTAAAGTGA
- a CDS encoding response regulator transcription factor, which yields MINAIIIEDEKKSASALEELLKRNCPEVSLLGKAGSVKEGYDLFYKTKPDLIFLDVMLGDGSGFDVLEKLSDLKFEVIFTTAHEKFAIKAIKYSALDYLLKPIDAEELKIAVGKIAGRNQKFSNEENLRSLLENVKQKEDQFSKITFPSGHAYEIVSIKDIIRCEANDNYTNVFLSNGKKLLVSGTLKQYEDLLPEKDFVRVHHSNLINMAHMVRFMKEDGGYAEMSDGSKVEVSRRKRDDLLQRLK from the coding sequence ATGATTAATGCAATCATAATCGAAGACGAGAAAAAAAGTGCAAGCGCACTTGAAGAATTATTGAAAAGAAATTGTCCGGAAGTTTCTCTTCTCGGCAAAGCCGGAAGCGTGAAAGAAGGATATGATCTTTTCTACAAAACAAAACCCGATTTAATTTTTCTCGATGTAATGCTGGGCGATGGAAGCGGATTTGATGTTTTGGAAAAACTTTCCGATTTAAAGTTCGAAGTCATTTTCACAACGGCTCATGAAAAATTTGCCATCAAGGCAATCAAATACAGCGCGCTTGATTATTTGCTGAAGCCGATTGATGCGGAAGAATTAAAAATTGCGGTGGGAAAAATAGCTGGACGAAATCAAAAATTTTCTAACGAAGAAAATCTCCGTTCGCTTCTTGAAAATGTAAAACAAAAAGAAGACCAGTTCAGTAAAATCACATTTCCCAGCGGACATGCGTATGAAATTGTATCCATAAAAGATATTATCCGTTGCGAAGCGAATGATAACTATACGAATGTATTTCTTTCCAACGGGAAAAAACTGCTCGTATCCGGAACGTTGAAACAGTATGAAGACCTTTTGCCGGAAAAAGATTTTGTGCGCGTGCATCATTCCAATCTTATTAATATGGCTCACATGGTTCGTTTTATGAAAGAAGATGGCGGCTATGCCGAAATGAGCGATGGAAGCAAAGTAGAAGTTTCACGCAGGAAAAGAGATGATTTGCTCCAGCGGCTGAAATAA
- a CDS encoding carboxypeptidase regulatory-like domain-containing protein, protein MIKKIYAVFLLTALTAGTAAFAQTGALKGKVIDETNGEGISFANVQLEQAGNAVAKTVADIDGNFTIKPIPPGKYNLKAVAVGYAPLQISGVIVGADKTTYQDLKVKTTMQEIKTFEVVEYTVPLIDPDTKQGGTVTREQFEAMPTHNVNSVASTTAGVFQSDEGAALSLRGSRQDDGGKPNNINPDGGATRYYIDGVPARGTAGLPESDIEQISVITGGIPAQYGDATGGIINITTRGGIRPEYYGGVEMKTSQLTDKFGENYVNFDVGGPIGAKKDSTGQVHPKLGFFFSGEVNSEKDPSPTAAGVYKVKDDKLKQLEEHPLITNPDATGAILAADYLTSDDLEHIKARQNVKSNSVRLGGKIDYKPMDNLTVTLGGSFDHGNYHDFVYEYSLLNPSHNPQVIYNNMRMYAKITHRLGKQHSKDDKTTALFQNAYYTLQVGYSKYNETEQSDAHKNNYFNYGYVGKFETDRKPVYTAVKDSAGNVKYYSQNTWADTAVKFTAGDLNPLAANYTTDYYSLMPAPKTIDDLYPIGMRNGDRPQSPYSLWHNTGRQYNGYHNLQRNQLRITGTFSTDIKNHAIQAGFDYEKRVDRAWYVNPTGLWTLGRQLMNKHLTQLDTFVKTLNHVDANGIPYYDHPYVNNSSAESTFGKNVRQSLGKQDNEWVDIDMLDPTQLNISMFSPDELLNNGNSYISYYGYSYDNKKLSNKQFNLDALKSFYKDTTSDGNHIRTIPAFQPVYVSGYIQDKFDIKDMKFNIGLRMDAFNANQPMLQDKYLLYEAYTVSEDSKFKHPSNMGSDYVVYVDDVKNPSKVVGYRNGDTWYDANGVLVTDPTLIAHQTTSGSIQPYLKYPGEKFLDSSSTDKVFKMYKTQVNLMPRIAFAFPISDRAQFFAHYDMLTQRPPANGQFSPTDYLFIQSGYFSTIGNPALKPEKTIDYELGFTQTLSERKNSALTLSAYYRQMKNMLQQRNVLDAYPVSYITYDNIDFGNVKGFTVKYDLRRTASSQLTASYTLQFAEATGSAASSASGVIAAGQPNLRSVYPADFDQRHAIVLNYDYRFGGGKDYRGPQAAWAKAVFENFGGNLIFRMGSGLPYSRLSNVVSGNGNNGTQVLLGLNQPSNLGGDINGSNMPWQYRVDLRLDKNIALKTKSSEDKASRYSLTAYVQILNLFNTKNILNVYRHTGDPADDGYLSYPGNQGVIQGYASPTSFVDLYRAKLPNPSNYSIPRRIRIGVVFNF, encoded by the coding sequence ATGATTAAAAAAATCTACGCTGTCTTCTTACTTACAGCACTCACCGCAGGAACAGCCGCCTTCGCGCAAACCGGAGCCCTGAAAGGAAAAGTGATTGACGAAACAAACGGAGAAGGAATTTCTTTCGCCAATGTGCAGTTGGAGCAAGCCGGAAACGCAGTGGCAAAAACCGTTGCCGACATTGACGGCAACTTCACCATCAAACCAATTCCTCCGGGGAAATATAATCTGAAAGCGGTAGCCGTTGGCTATGCTCCTTTACAAATTTCCGGTGTTATTGTCGGTGCCGACAAAACCACTTACCAGGATTTGAAAGTGAAAACCACCATGCAGGAAATAAAAACTTTTGAAGTGGTGGAATATACCGTTCCTCTTATTGACCCCGACACAAAGCAAGGCGGCACGGTAACGCGCGAGCAGTTTGAAGCCATGCCTACGCACAATGTGAATTCAGTTGCATCCACCACCGCAGGAGTATTTCAGTCAGATGAAGGCGCTGCGCTTTCTCTCAGGGGAAGCAGGCAGGATGATGGCGGCAAACCCAATAATATAAATCCTGATGGAGGGGCAACACGTTATTATATTGACGGAGTTCCCGCGCGCGGAACCGCAGGGCTTCCCGAATCAGACATTGAACAGATTTCCGTAATCACGGGTGGAATTCCCGCGCAATACGGAGATGCAACAGGAGGCATTATCAACATTACCACCCGCGGTGGAATCCGCCCTGAATATTATGGCGGTGTGGAAATGAAAACTTCCCAACTCACCGATAAGTTCGGAGAAAACTATGTCAACTTTGATGTGGGCGGTCCCATCGGAGCAAAGAAAGACAGCACCGGGCAGGTTCACCCGAAACTCGGATTCTTTTTCTCGGGCGAAGTAAATTCTGAAAAAGACCCCAGCCCTACTGCTGCCGGAGTATATAAAGTGAAAGATGATAAACTCAAGCAACTCGAAGAGCATCCGTTAATAACAAATCCGGATGCGACCGGTGCCATTCTCGCAGCCGATTATCTGACCAGCGATGACCTTGAGCACATCAAGGCGAGGCAGAATGTAAAAAGCAACTCGGTGCGACTGGGCGGAAAAATTGATTACAAGCCGATGGATAACCTTACCGTAACATTGGGCGGCTCTTTCGACCATGGCAATTACCATGATTTTGTTTATGAATATTCTCTTCTGAATCCTTCTCATAATCCGCAGGTGATTTACAATAACATGAGGATGTATGCAAAAATTACTCACCGCCTCGGAAAACAGCATTCCAAAGACGATAAAACAACCGCACTCTTTCAGAATGCCTACTATACGCTGCAGGTGGGTTACAGCAAATACAATGAGACAGAACAAAGCGATGCGCATAAAAATAATTATTTCAATTACGGATATGTGGGAAAATTTGAAACCGACAGAAAACCGGTTTACACTGCGGTAAAGGACTCGGCAGGAAATGTTAAATATTATTCTCAAAATACCTGGGCGGATACGGCTGTGAAATTTACAGCAGGCGATTTGAATCCGCTCGCTGCCAATTACACCACCGATTATTATTCTCTCATGCCTGCTCCGAAAACAATTGATGATTTATATCCCATCGGTATGCGCAATGGTGACCGTCCGCAAAGCCCGTATTCGCTCTGGCACAACACCGGCCGGCAGTATAACGGCTATCATAACCTTCAGCGCAATCAACTTCGCATTACCGGAACTTTTTCCACCGATATAAAAAACCACGCTATACAGGCGGGATTTGATTACGAAAAAAGAGTAGACCGCGCATGGTACGTTAACCCTACCGGATTGTGGACGCTGGGCCGCCAGTTAATGAACAAGCATCTTACCCAGTTAGACACCTTTGTCAAAACATTGAATCATGTAGATGCAAACGGCATTCCTTATTATGACCATCCGTATGTAAACAATTCTTCTGCTGAAAGCACTTTTGGAAAAAATGTAAGGCAGAGTTTGGGAAAACAGGATAACGAATGGGTGGATATTGATATGCTCGACCCAACCCAGTTAAACATCAGCATGTTCTCTCCCGATGAATTGCTGAACAACGGAAATTCATACATCAGTTATTACGGATATTCTTACGACAATAAAAAATTATCCAACAAGCAATTCAACTTAGATGCATTAAAGTCCTTTTATAAGGATACCACTTCCGATGGAAACCATATCCGTACCATTCCCGCTTTTCAGCCCGTCTATGTATCGGGATATATCCAGGATAAATTTGATATCAAGGATATGAAATTCAATATCGGCTTGCGTATGGATGCATTCAATGCCAACCAGCCGATGCTGCAGGATAAATATCTCCTGTACGAAGCATACACGGTAAGCGAGGACAGCAAATTCAAGCATCCTTCCAACATGGGTTCCGATTACGTGGTGTATGTAGATGATGTGAAGAACCCCAGCAAAGTAGTGGGCTACCGCAATGGCGATACCTGGTACGATGCCAATGGCGTGCTGGTAACCGACCCTACTTTGATTGCGCATCAAACCACCAGCGGCTCCATTCAGCCCTACCTGAAATATCCGGGCGAGAAATTTTTAGATTCTTCGTCAACAGATAAAGTATTCAAGATGTATAAAACGCAGGTTAACCTTATGCCCCGCATTGCGTTTGCATTTCCTATTTCAGACCGCGCCCAGTTTTTTGCGCATTATGATATGCTGACACAGCGCCCGCCTGCCAACGGACAATTTTCTCCCACTGACTATTTGTTTATTCAAAGCGGCTACTTCAGCACCATTGGAAATCCTGCGCTGAAGCCGGAGAAGACCATTGATTATGAATTAGGATTTACGCAAACATTAAGCGAGCGGAAAAATTCAGCCCTTACCCTTTCCGCCTATTACCGCCAGATGAAAAACATGCTTCAGCAGAGGAACGTGCTGGATGCTTATCCCGTAAGTTATATTACTTACGATAATATTGATTTTGGAAACGTAAAAGGATTCACCGTGAAATATGATTTGCGCAGGACTGCGAGTTCGCAGTTAACCGCAAGTTATACGCTGCAGTTTGCCGAAGCCACCGGCTCTGCCGCTTCTTCTGCTTCCGGTGTAATTGCGGCAGGTCAGCCCAACCTTCGCTCCGTTTATCCTGCCGATTTCGACCAGCGCCATGCCATCGTGTTAAATTATGATTACCGTTTTGGCGGAGGAAAGGATTACCGCGGACCTCAGGCAGCATGGGCAAAAGCCGTATTTGAAAACTTTGGCGGTAATCTTATTTTCCGCATGGGAAGCGGGCTGCCATACAGCCGCCTCTCAAATGTAGTGAGCGGAAACGGCAACAATGGAACACAGGTTCTTTTAGGGCTTAACCAGCCGAGCAACCTTGGAGGAGATATCAATGGTTCCAACATGCCCTGGCAATACAGGGTGGACCTTCGCCTTGATAAAAATATTGCCCTTAAAACAAAAAGTTCCGAAGATAAAGCAAGCCGCTATAGTTTGACCGCGTATGTGCAAATCTTAAACCTGTTCAACACTAAAAATATCCTGAACGTGTATCGCCATACTGGCGACCCTGCGGATGACGGCTATCTTTCTTATCCCGGCAATCAGGGGGTGATTCAGGGATATGCCAGCCCGACCTCCTTTGTTGATTTATACCGCGCCAAATTGCCGAATCCTTCCAATTACAGCATACCGCGAAGAATCAGGATAGGCGTAGTGTTTAATTTTTAA
- a CDS encoding PorV/PorQ family protein, which translates to MKHTTKLLTAIFAGVFFSGYSFAGNPDRAGQAGASELLINPWARNSGWADANMAGAHGLEAQFLNVAGTAFTKKTELLFAHTNYLSGSGIGLNAFGFSQHVGTSGVLGVGIMSMNFGDIPVTTYDLPEGGLGNFKISIININTSYARAFTDHIFGGMNLKVLQEAIPNAKAAGAALDAGIQYVTGKMNSTKFGISLKNVGSKMRFSGDGLSFRETSVNGTVSGLDHVVSSRSDAYEMPSQLNMGGAHDFYLGGDSASKMHRITLAATFTSNSFGKDQEKVGVEYGFKSFLMLRAGYLIEKGIRNKDNTADPPIRTTAFTGFSAGFTVELPINKEKGSTFGLDYGYRATNPFNGTHTIGLRMSL; encoded by the coding sequence ATGAAGCACACTACAAAACTTCTGACAGCAATTTTTGCCGGAGTATTTTTCAGCGGATACAGTTTCGCAGGAAACCCCGACAGAGCCGGACAGGCAGGCGCCTCCGAATTGCTCATCAATCCATGGGCAAGAAATTCGGGATGGGCAGATGCCAACATGGCGGGCGCACACGGACTGGAAGCGCAATTCCTGAATGTTGCGGGAACCGCTTTCACCAAAAAAACCGAATTGCTTTTCGCGCACACCAATTATTTATCCGGAAGCGGAATCGGTTTAAATGCCTTCGGGTTTTCACAGCACGTGGGCACTTCGGGTGTGCTGGGAGTGGGCATCATGTCCATGAATTTCGGTGACATTCCCGTTACCACCTATGACCTTCCCGAAGGAGGATTGGGTAATTTTAAAATCTCTATCATCAACATTAATACATCTTACGCAAGAGCATTTACCGACCATATTTTTGGCGGAATGAATTTAAAAGTATTGCAGGAAGCCATTCCCAACGCCAAAGCCGCAGGCGCAGCGCTCGATGCCGGCATTCAGTATGTGACCGGAAAAATGAACAGCACCAAGTTTGGAATATCGCTGAAGAATGTGGGCTCCAAAATGCGATTCTCCGGTGACGGGCTTTCTTTCCGCGAAACTTCTGTGAACGGAACTGTAAGCGGGCTCGACCATGTGGTTTCAAGCCGTTCCGATGCGTATGAAATGCCTTCGCAGTTAAACATGGGAGGCGCGCATGATTTTTATCTGGGAGGCGACAGCGCCAGCAAAATGCACCGCATCACATTGGCGGCAACCTTCACTTCAAACTCCTTTGGAAAAGACCAGGAGAAAGTTGGCGTGGAGTATGGTTTTAAATCTTTCCTGATGCTTCGCGCGGGCTACCTTATTGAGAAAGGAATCAGGAATAAAGATAATACAGCAGATCCGCCTATTCGCACCACTGCCTTCACCGGCTTCAGTGCGGGATTCACGGTGGAACTTCCCATTAATAAAGAAAAGGGCTCCACCTTCGGATTGGATTACGGATACCGCGCCACCAATCCGTTTAACGGTACGCATACCATTGGACTGCGCATGAGTTTATAA
- a CDS encoding T9SS type A sorting domain-containing protein, giving the protein MKKVLTILSLITAFSLSFSLRAHATADTVWVKDNLFMPNSLSLCLGDTIRFVYDAGAANTHNVHITYPVNVVSPDMTTPGDKFEFIPASVDTFTYQCDYHVGMGMTGIFYVNAPPMVSIGDVVQCGGSVTLDAGNMGATYVWSTGATTQTLVVNASGSFWVVAYNSCGNSTASVTVTINPNPPVVNLGPDVTTCGAVTLDAGGAGKGYKYAWSTTEVTQKITVLSSGMYSVKVTDTMSCVTFDTINVTINGLNPLMEGFNDPANFPFGWNTSNPDNDISWAITNTIKNPHLGAGAIYMNNFSDTTIGSKDYLITPMLCNAPMLTFWRAYQLYTDPSSPNAKSDTLVIEWSADTGATWTQVYKKYGASGSNKLVTAAKAFSTVPFEPFGNEWMEDTVMLPTNKPQLMVRFVNISNYENNLYIDDVDIAGGTGVEEIIQEDMVSVYPNPTTDNIFVHINAYDLGNVTLKLYNIMGETISQTKETVSVPAKFTFNLSNYPAGIYLLEVRSENNKSVKKIILNK; this is encoded by the coding sequence ATGAAAAAAGTTTTAACAATCCTGTCGCTCATCACCGCGTTTTCTTTGTCTTTCTCTTTGCGCGCCCATGCAACTGCCGATACAGTTTGGGTGAAGGACAATCTGTTTATGCCAAACTCATTGAGTTTATGTTTGGGCGATACCATTCGTTTTGTTTATGACGCTGGTGCGGCAAACACGCACAACGTGCATATTACATATCCTGTTAATGTTGTTTCACCTGATATGACTACTCCCGGAGATAAATTTGAATTTATTCCTGCATCGGTTGATACGTTTACCTATCAATGCGATTATCATGTGGGAATGGGAATGACGGGAATTTTCTATGTGAATGCGCCACCGATGGTGAGCATAGGAGATGTTGTTCAATGCGGAGGAAGCGTTACGCTCGATGCAGGCAATATGGGCGCTACCTATGTTTGGTCCACAGGCGCAACCACGCAGACACTTGTTGTAAATGCTTCCGGAAGTTTTTGGGTAGTTGCCTATAACTCCTGCGGAAACAGTACGGCAAGTGTTACTGTTACCATTAATCCCAATCCTCCTGTTGTTAATCTCGGACCCGATGTTACAACCTGCGGAGCAGTTACGCTTGATGCAGGCGGTGCAGGCAAAGGATATAAATATGCATGGTCAACTACAGAAGTTACCCAGAAGATTACAGTGTTATCTTCCGGAATGTATTCAGTAAAAGTTACCGATACGATGAGTTGTGTGACTTTCGATACCATAAACGTTACCATCAACGGGCTGAATCCGCTGATGGAAGGATTTAACGACCCGGCAAATTTTCCTTTTGGCTGGAACACCAGCAACCCTGACAATGATATATCATGGGCTATTACTAATACTATTAAAAATCCTCATCTCGGTGCAGGTGCCATTTACATGAATAATTTTTCCGACACTACCATCGGCTCAAAAGATTATCTCATCACACCCATGCTGTGCAATGCTCCCATGCTGACATTCTGGAGAGCATATCAACTTTATACCGACCCCAGCAGTCCCAATGCCAAATCAGATACGCTGGTGATTGAATGGTCTGCCGATACAGGCGCAACATGGACGCAGGTTTATAAAAAGTACGGAGCATCCGGTTCAAATAAACTGGTTACTGCCGCTAAAGCATTCAGCACGGTTCCGTTTGAGCCATTTGGAAATGAATGGATGGAGGACACGGTTATGCTGCCAACCAATAAACCGCAGTTAATGGTGAGGTTTGTAAACATCAGTAATTATGAGAACAATCTCTACATTGATGATGTGGATATTGCGGGCGGAACAGGAGTAGAAGAAATTATTCAGGAAGACATGGTTTCCGTTTATCCGAATCCGACCACCGACAATATTTTCGTTCACATTAATGCGTATGACTTAGGCAACGTAACCCTGAAACTTTACAATATCATGGGCGAAACAATTTCCCAGACAAAAGAAACTGTTTCGGTTCCTGCAAAATTCACTTTCAATCTCAGCAATTATCCCGCAGGAATTTATTTGCTCGAAGTAAGGTCGGAAAACAACAAGAGCGTAAAGAAAATTATTCTTAACAAATAA